A single genomic interval of Oryzias latipes chromosome 3, ASM223467v1 harbors:
- the uaca gene encoding uveal autoantigen with coiled-coil domains and ankyrin repeats isoform X2 — translation MSRWLKCTSMHFNTDWNKYDDRLIKAVERGEVDKAAAVLSKKGIIPTKLDVEGRSAFHLAAARGHLECLNLLLGHNVDITASDATGKSALHLASRNGHFGCVQKLLQHNCPVGNVDLQGRTALHDAVMAGCCSSVTLLCDSGASVNASDLEGRTPLILATQMCHPRICQLLLERGADIKLRDKQDKTALILGCEFRCKDAVEVLLKSGADVKAVDSLGHDAFHYARLSQNPELTELVKNYLEKATKDREAAKLEQRKRQQSVERTEAAEANRRDLIIRDLERKNETLQEGLWKSQQEQKSLLDKVNSLQQQLTQEKKTVEKANKEREDLKVLLSVKDREEGARGSETVKVQLRSALGEYSGQSVIKGKENILVNQAHSLDTDQMLQKPAVSRPASKPLERSQAVGSWDLSEVDALRYELEKVRKRQQAAEEDTMRLQSALSRKSRECQELIQSRDAMQKQAEQQVQELEDALGDVQKRMLDSECKVKQLQAHVVAMKEHLGGQATEELRTQLQDVKAKYEGASAEVGRVRNRLKQSEKALEEYKGSESQLATELERLNQELGGVSAERDELAVAFLEMQNQLRDAHTKYANTVPAEKFDNMKNLLTNAVDEKERQLAELREDYDRVLEEVAELHRKLDSPSSKGGSEVVTVEEHQRIRAALEEQNASLKKKLMDVTAKSQILIQEVKDKDALRQQLEEVNSRMDHDFIPIKDHEEVQKNMVATLEDLKDQLVETSESCGKAEAQVQQLQNEKATLQKTISHLQSTSDRHQEEVEALRSENAQLTKKLDLVEKKCEDKDKECGQLAVQNQSLKKSMETQYVSREQHEKVKVELTSILESVKGEMLKLEAGKVESGQELKNVREEKEKLKDQLEKVMSDMKSNHDSIEEFRSATNRLNAAVVEAENRANEASAKYALGQEEILKLTQELEAQKKELDTIQEAIQSKFIPLTAAEEKENFYTNKLKDLTEKLLEMEDKYNQEKSARERHAEEKEKLQAEMQSVQQRLDNALAASGKHKGEEEEFKTKYEELTEKWLSLEQQHKELAVQKADLEAQSALSNTQIQNLQERLKSELTRIATYDTELKSLHDAMRQAQADCKKAREAEQEEGRRVSDLQKQLQDLHKHQASLLQQHAEAKEALEAEVAKLQTALAEEEESSTQRAEDVTALQSELLQATQALEESRCKEEQMTQLKTKEQQLEEELANLNSKLLSLEKEREEAKEEAAQAREGESRARTEMEAVQEKGRAVEKEIRELKERYDESLSTICVLQKRIETSAQQTEAKDKKITELLTDVERLKKALNGLSQLAYTSSSSPNKRQTQHADTLQAQIHSLQQQLADAERQHREVVSIYRTHLLSAAQGHMDEDVQAALLQIIRMRQEFVC, via the exons aTTTCATCTGGCAGCAGCACGAGGACACCTGGAATGTCTCAATCTCCTTCTGGGACACAACGTTGATATCACAGCAAGCGATGCCACTG GCAAAAGTGCTCTTCATCTGGCGTCGAGAAATGGACACTTTGGGTGTGTGCAGAAACTGCTGCAG CACAACTGTCCAGTTGGAAATGTGGACCTACAGGGACGGACTGCTCTACATGATGCTG TTATGGcaggctgctgctcctctgtgacactcctctgtgacagtggGGCCTCTGTGAATGCCAGTGATCTA GAAGGCAGGACACCTCTGATTCTGGCCACACAGATGTGCCATCCACGCATTTGTCAGTTGTTGCTGGAGCGGGGAGCTGACATCAAACTCAGAGACAAACAAGACAA GACGGCTCTGATTTTGGGCTGCGAGTTCAGGTGCAAGGACGCAGTAGAGGTGCTGCTGAAGAGCGGAGCTGATGTGAAGGCAGTGGATTCTTTGGGTCACGATGCGTTTCATTACGCCCGTCTCAGCCAGAACCCAGAGCTCACTGAACTTGTCAAAAATTACCTGGAGAAAGCCACCAAAG ATCGGGAGGCTGCAAAGTTGGAGCAGAGGAAACGACAG CAATCAGTGGAGAGAACGGAGGCAGCTGAGGCCAACCGACGAGACCTGATCATCCGC GATCTGGAAAGGAAAAATGAGACCCTTCAGGAAGGCCTCTGGAAGTCCCAGCAAGAGCAGAAATCTCTGTTGGATAAAGTCAACTCGCTGCAGCAACAACTCACACAG gAAAAGAAGACAGTGGAAAAGGCCAACAAAGAA AGAGAAGACTTGAAGGTGTTACTGTCAGTCAAAGACCGCGAGGAAGGAGCCCGAGGCTCAGAGACGGTCAAAGTTCAGCTCCGGAGTGCTTTG GGAGAGTACTCTGGACAATCTGTTATTAAAG gtaaagaaaacattttagtcaATCAAGCTCACAGCCTGGACACCGATCAA ATGCTCCAGAAACCTGCCGTTTCACGACCAGCATCCAAACCCCTGGAGAGGAGTCAGGCAGTGGGAAGCTGGGATCTCTCTGAGGTGGATGCTCTTCGATATGAACTTGAAAAAGTCCGCAAAAGACAGCAGGCGGCAGAAGAGGACACGATGAGGCTTCAGTCCGCTTTGAGCCGCAAAAGCCGAGAGTGCCAGGAACTGATTCAGAGTCGAGACGCCATGCAGAAACAGGCTGAGCAGCAGGTGCAGGAACTGGAGGATGCCTTGGGAGATGTCCAGAAGAGGATGCTGGATTCAGAGTGTAAAGTCAAACAGCTTCAAGCACATGTAGTGGCCATGAAGGAACATTTGGGAGGGCAAGCCACAGAAGAACTCCGAACCCAGCTCCAGGATGTGAAGGCAAAGTATGAAGGTGCTTCAGCTGAAGTGGGTCGTGTTCGGAACCGTCTGAAACAGAGTGAGAAAGCTCTAGAAGAATACAAGGGCAGTGAGAGCCAGCTGGCCACAGAGTTAGAAAGGCTGAATCAGGAACTGGGAGGTGTGAGCGCAGAACGGGACGAACTGGCAGTCGCCTTCTTGGAGATGCAAAATCAGCTCAGAGATGCCCACACGAAATATGCCAACACGGTACCTGCTGAGAAGTTTGACAACATGAAAAACCTGCTGACAAACGCAGTGGACGAGAAGGAACGGCAGCTGGCTGAGTTGAGAGAAGACTACGATCGAGTACTGGAAGAAGTGGCCGAGCTCCATCGAAAGCTCGACAGCCCGTCATCCAAGGGAGGGTCCGAGGTGGTCACAGTTGAGGAGCATCAAAGAATACGAGCAGCTCTGGAAGAACAGAATGCCTCTTTGAAGAAAAAGCTGATGGACGTGACTGCAAAAAGTCAGATTCTTATTCAAGAGGTCAAGGACAAAGATGCGCTGCGACAGCAGTTGGAGGAAGTCAATTCCAGGATGGACCATGACTTCATACCCATTAAAGACCACGAGGAGGTTCAAAAGAACATGGTAGCAACCCTTGAGGATCTAAAGGACCAACTGGTGGAAACCAGCGAAAGTTGTGGAAAAGCAGAAGCCCAAGTCCAGCAACTTCAAAATGAGAAGGCCACACTGCAGAAGACAATCAGCCACCTCCAAAGCACCAGTGACCGTCATCAGGAGGAAGTGGAGGCGCTGAGGTCAGAGAATGCTCAACTGACGAAGAAACTAGATTTAGTGGAGAAGAAATGTGAAGACAAGGATAAGGAATGTGGACAACTGGCAGTGCAGAACCAGAGCCTGAAAAAGAGCATGGAAACCCAGTATGTTTCCAGAGAGCAGCACGAGAAGGTGAAGGTGGAGCTGACTTCCATCTTAGAGAGCGTGAAAGGTGAGATGTTGAAGTTGGAGGCTGGGAAAGTAGAAAGTGGTCAGGAACTGAAGAATGTGAgagaagagaaggagaagtTGAAAGACCAGTTGGAAAAAGTGATGTCAGACATGAAGAGTAACCACGATAGCATTGAAGAGTTCAGGTCGGCCACTAACAGGCTTAATGCTGCTGTGGTTGAGGCAGAGAACAGAGCAAATGAAGCATCTGCAAAGTATGCGTTGGGTCAGGAGGAAATACTGAAGCTAACTCAAGAGCTGGAAGCCCAGAAGAAAGAACTTGATACAATACAAGAGGCTATTCAGTCCAAGTTTATTCCACTCACTGCTGCTGAGGAGAAGGAGAATTTCTACACTAACAAGCTGAAGGACCTGACAGAGAAACTGCTGGAAATGGAAGACAAGTACAATCAGGAAAAGTCTGCCAGAGAGCGCCACgcagaggagaaggagaaactACAAGCTGAAATGCAATCTGTTCAGCAGAGACTTGATAATGCCCTAGCTGCCAGTGGAAAGCacaaaggagaggaggaagagttcAAAACTAAATACGAGGAGCTGACCGAGAAGTGGCTCAGTTTAGAGCAGCAGCACAAGGAGCTAGCAGTCCAGAAGGCTGATCTGGAGGCTCAGAGTGCCTTATCCAACACTCAGATTCAGAATCTGCAGGAGCGTCTAAAATCAGAGCTGACTCGGATAGCCACGTACGACACAGAGCTCAAATCCCTTCACGATGCCATGAGGCAAGCTCAAGCAGACTGCAAGAAAGCAAGAGAGGCTGAGCAGGAGGAAGGCCGGCGAGTCTCTGACCTACAGAAGCAACTCCAGGATCTCCACAAGCATCAAGCGTCTCTGCTGCAACAACATGCCGAAGCCAAGGAGGCCTTGGAAGCTGAAGTGGCCAAGCTTCAAACGGCTCTAGCCgaagaggaggagagcagcACCCAGAGGGCCGAAGACGTAACCGCCCTGCAATCCGAACTCCTGCAAGCCACACAAGCACTTGAAGAGAGCCGCTGTAAGGAAGAACAGATGACCCAGCTGAAAACCAAGGAGCAGCAACTGGAGGAGGAGCTTGCCAACCTGAACAGCAAGCTTCTGAGCTTAGAGAAGGAGCGTGAAGAGGCCAAAGAGGAGGCGGCGCAGGCCAGAGAGGGGGAGAGCAGGGCCAGGACAGAGATGGAGGCCGTCCAGGAAAAAGGACGTGCAGTTGAAAAGGAAATTAGAGAGCTGAAAGAGAGGTATGATGAGTCACTCAGCACCATCTGTGTTCtccagaagaggattgagaCATCTGCCCAACAAACTGAAGCCAAAGACAAAAAG atCACAGAGTTACTGACGGACGTGGAGCGGCTGAAGAAGGCCCTGAATGGCCTGTCCCAGCTGGCGTACACAAGCAGCAGCTCACCTAACAAGAGACAAACGCAGCACGCCGACACTCTTCAAGCCCAGATACACAgcctccagcagcagctggct GATGCTGAGAGGCAGCACAGAGAGGTGGTTTCCATTTATCGGACTCATCTTCTCAGCGCTGCACAA GGTCACATGGATGAGGACGTGCAGGCCGCCTTACTACAGATCATCCGCATGAGACAGGAGTTTGTGTGTTAA
- the uaca gene encoding uveal autoantigen with coiled-coil domains and ankyrin repeats isoform X1 — MKSLKYRLKRHEVTISNTDWNKYDDRLIKAVERGEVDKAAAVLSKKGIIPTKLDVEGRSAFHLAAARGHLECLNLLLGHNVDITASDATGKSALHLASRNGHFGCVQKLLQHNCPVGNVDLQGRTALHDAVMAGCCSSVTLLCDSGASVNASDLEGRTPLILATQMCHPRICQLLLERGADIKLRDKQDKTALILGCEFRCKDAVEVLLKSGADVKAVDSLGHDAFHYARLSQNPELTELVKNYLEKATKDREAAKLEQRKRQQSVERTEAAEANRRDLIIRDLERKNETLQEGLWKSQQEQKSLLDKVNSLQQQLTQEKKTVEKANKEREDLKVLLSVKDREEGARGSETVKVQLRSALGEYSGQSVIKGKENILVNQAHSLDTDQMLQKPAVSRPASKPLERSQAVGSWDLSEVDALRYELEKVRKRQQAAEEDTMRLQSALSRKSRECQELIQSRDAMQKQAEQQVQELEDALGDVQKRMLDSECKVKQLQAHVVAMKEHLGGQATEELRTQLQDVKAKYEGASAEVGRVRNRLKQSEKALEEYKGSESQLATELERLNQELGGVSAERDELAVAFLEMQNQLRDAHTKYANTVPAEKFDNMKNLLTNAVDEKERQLAELREDYDRVLEEVAELHRKLDSPSSKGGSEVVTVEEHQRIRAALEEQNASLKKKLMDVTAKSQILIQEVKDKDALRQQLEEVNSRMDHDFIPIKDHEEVQKNMVATLEDLKDQLVETSESCGKAEAQVQQLQNEKATLQKTISHLQSTSDRHQEEVEALRSENAQLTKKLDLVEKKCEDKDKECGQLAVQNQSLKKSMETQYVSREQHEKVKVELTSILESVKGEMLKLEAGKVESGQELKNVREEKEKLKDQLEKVMSDMKSNHDSIEEFRSATNRLNAAVVEAENRANEASAKYALGQEEILKLTQELEAQKKELDTIQEAIQSKFIPLTAAEEKENFYTNKLKDLTEKLLEMEDKYNQEKSARERHAEEKEKLQAEMQSVQQRLDNALAASGKHKGEEEEFKTKYEELTEKWLSLEQQHKELAVQKADLEAQSALSNTQIQNLQERLKSELTRIATYDTELKSLHDAMRQAQADCKKAREAEQEEGRRVSDLQKQLQDLHKHQASLLQQHAEAKEALEAEVAKLQTALAEEEESSTQRAEDVTALQSELLQATQALEESRCKEEQMTQLKTKEQQLEEELANLNSKLLSLEKEREEAKEEAAQAREGESRARTEMEAVQEKGRAVEKEIRELKERYDESLSTICVLQKRIETSAQQTEAKDKKITELLTDVERLKKALNGLSQLAYTSSSSPNKRQTQHADTLQAQIHSLQQQLADAERQHREVVSIYRTHLLSAAQGHMDEDVQAALLQIIRMRQEFVC, encoded by the exons aTTTCATCTGGCAGCAGCACGAGGACACCTGGAATGTCTCAATCTCCTTCTGGGACACAACGTTGATATCACAGCAAGCGATGCCACTG GCAAAAGTGCTCTTCATCTGGCGTCGAGAAATGGACACTTTGGGTGTGTGCAGAAACTGCTGCAG CACAACTGTCCAGTTGGAAATGTGGACCTACAGGGACGGACTGCTCTACATGATGCTG TTATGGcaggctgctgctcctctgtgacactcctctgtgacagtggGGCCTCTGTGAATGCCAGTGATCTA GAAGGCAGGACACCTCTGATTCTGGCCACACAGATGTGCCATCCACGCATTTGTCAGTTGTTGCTGGAGCGGGGAGCTGACATCAAACTCAGAGACAAACAAGACAA GACGGCTCTGATTTTGGGCTGCGAGTTCAGGTGCAAGGACGCAGTAGAGGTGCTGCTGAAGAGCGGAGCTGATGTGAAGGCAGTGGATTCTTTGGGTCACGATGCGTTTCATTACGCCCGTCTCAGCCAGAACCCAGAGCTCACTGAACTTGTCAAAAATTACCTGGAGAAAGCCACCAAAG ATCGGGAGGCTGCAAAGTTGGAGCAGAGGAAACGACAG CAATCAGTGGAGAGAACGGAGGCAGCTGAGGCCAACCGACGAGACCTGATCATCCGC GATCTGGAAAGGAAAAATGAGACCCTTCAGGAAGGCCTCTGGAAGTCCCAGCAAGAGCAGAAATCTCTGTTGGATAAAGTCAACTCGCTGCAGCAACAACTCACACAG gAAAAGAAGACAGTGGAAAAGGCCAACAAAGAA AGAGAAGACTTGAAGGTGTTACTGTCAGTCAAAGACCGCGAGGAAGGAGCCCGAGGCTCAGAGACGGTCAAAGTTCAGCTCCGGAGTGCTTTG GGAGAGTACTCTGGACAATCTGTTATTAAAG gtaaagaaaacattttagtcaATCAAGCTCACAGCCTGGACACCGATCAA ATGCTCCAGAAACCTGCCGTTTCACGACCAGCATCCAAACCCCTGGAGAGGAGTCAGGCAGTGGGAAGCTGGGATCTCTCTGAGGTGGATGCTCTTCGATATGAACTTGAAAAAGTCCGCAAAAGACAGCAGGCGGCAGAAGAGGACACGATGAGGCTTCAGTCCGCTTTGAGCCGCAAAAGCCGAGAGTGCCAGGAACTGATTCAGAGTCGAGACGCCATGCAGAAACAGGCTGAGCAGCAGGTGCAGGAACTGGAGGATGCCTTGGGAGATGTCCAGAAGAGGATGCTGGATTCAGAGTGTAAAGTCAAACAGCTTCAAGCACATGTAGTGGCCATGAAGGAACATTTGGGAGGGCAAGCCACAGAAGAACTCCGAACCCAGCTCCAGGATGTGAAGGCAAAGTATGAAGGTGCTTCAGCTGAAGTGGGTCGTGTTCGGAACCGTCTGAAACAGAGTGAGAAAGCTCTAGAAGAATACAAGGGCAGTGAGAGCCAGCTGGCCACAGAGTTAGAAAGGCTGAATCAGGAACTGGGAGGTGTGAGCGCAGAACGGGACGAACTGGCAGTCGCCTTCTTGGAGATGCAAAATCAGCTCAGAGATGCCCACACGAAATATGCCAACACGGTACCTGCTGAGAAGTTTGACAACATGAAAAACCTGCTGACAAACGCAGTGGACGAGAAGGAACGGCAGCTGGCTGAGTTGAGAGAAGACTACGATCGAGTACTGGAAGAAGTGGCCGAGCTCCATCGAAAGCTCGACAGCCCGTCATCCAAGGGAGGGTCCGAGGTGGTCACAGTTGAGGAGCATCAAAGAATACGAGCAGCTCTGGAAGAACAGAATGCCTCTTTGAAGAAAAAGCTGATGGACGTGACTGCAAAAAGTCAGATTCTTATTCAAGAGGTCAAGGACAAAGATGCGCTGCGACAGCAGTTGGAGGAAGTCAATTCCAGGATGGACCATGACTTCATACCCATTAAAGACCACGAGGAGGTTCAAAAGAACATGGTAGCAACCCTTGAGGATCTAAAGGACCAACTGGTGGAAACCAGCGAAAGTTGTGGAAAAGCAGAAGCCCAAGTCCAGCAACTTCAAAATGAGAAGGCCACACTGCAGAAGACAATCAGCCACCTCCAAAGCACCAGTGACCGTCATCAGGAGGAAGTGGAGGCGCTGAGGTCAGAGAATGCTCAACTGACGAAGAAACTAGATTTAGTGGAGAAGAAATGTGAAGACAAGGATAAGGAATGTGGACAACTGGCAGTGCAGAACCAGAGCCTGAAAAAGAGCATGGAAACCCAGTATGTTTCCAGAGAGCAGCACGAGAAGGTGAAGGTGGAGCTGACTTCCATCTTAGAGAGCGTGAAAGGTGAGATGTTGAAGTTGGAGGCTGGGAAAGTAGAAAGTGGTCAGGAACTGAAGAATGTGAgagaagagaaggagaagtTGAAAGACCAGTTGGAAAAAGTGATGTCAGACATGAAGAGTAACCACGATAGCATTGAAGAGTTCAGGTCGGCCACTAACAGGCTTAATGCTGCTGTGGTTGAGGCAGAGAACAGAGCAAATGAAGCATCTGCAAAGTATGCGTTGGGTCAGGAGGAAATACTGAAGCTAACTCAAGAGCTGGAAGCCCAGAAGAAAGAACTTGATACAATACAAGAGGCTATTCAGTCCAAGTTTATTCCACTCACTGCTGCTGAGGAGAAGGAGAATTTCTACACTAACAAGCTGAAGGACCTGACAGAGAAACTGCTGGAAATGGAAGACAAGTACAATCAGGAAAAGTCTGCCAGAGAGCGCCACgcagaggagaaggagaaactACAAGCTGAAATGCAATCTGTTCAGCAGAGACTTGATAATGCCCTAGCTGCCAGTGGAAAGCacaaaggagaggaggaagagttcAAAACTAAATACGAGGAGCTGACCGAGAAGTGGCTCAGTTTAGAGCAGCAGCACAAGGAGCTAGCAGTCCAGAAGGCTGATCTGGAGGCTCAGAGTGCCTTATCCAACACTCAGATTCAGAATCTGCAGGAGCGTCTAAAATCAGAGCTGACTCGGATAGCCACGTACGACACAGAGCTCAAATCCCTTCACGATGCCATGAGGCAAGCTCAAGCAGACTGCAAGAAAGCAAGAGAGGCTGAGCAGGAGGAAGGCCGGCGAGTCTCTGACCTACAGAAGCAACTCCAGGATCTCCACAAGCATCAAGCGTCTCTGCTGCAACAACATGCCGAAGCCAAGGAGGCCTTGGAAGCTGAAGTGGCCAAGCTTCAAACGGCTCTAGCCgaagaggaggagagcagcACCCAGAGGGCCGAAGACGTAACCGCCCTGCAATCCGAACTCCTGCAAGCCACACAAGCACTTGAAGAGAGCCGCTGTAAGGAAGAACAGATGACCCAGCTGAAAACCAAGGAGCAGCAACTGGAGGAGGAGCTTGCCAACCTGAACAGCAAGCTTCTGAGCTTAGAGAAGGAGCGTGAAGAGGCCAAAGAGGAGGCGGCGCAGGCCAGAGAGGGGGAGAGCAGGGCCAGGACAGAGATGGAGGCCGTCCAGGAAAAAGGACGTGCAGTTGAAAAGGAAATTAGAGAGCTGAAAGAGAGGTATGATGAGTCACTCAGCACCATCTGTGTTCtccagaagaggattgagaCATCTGCCCAACAAACTGAAGCCAAAGACAAAAAG atCACAGAGTTACTGACGGACGTGGAGCGGCTGAAGAAGGCCCTGAATGGCCTGTCCCAGCTGGCGTACACAAGCAGCAGCTCACCTAACAAGAGACAAACGCAGCACGCCGACACTCTTCAAGCCCAGATACACAgcctccagcagcagctggct GATGCTGAGAGGCAGCACAGAGAGGTGGTTTCCATTTATCGGACTCATCTTCTCAGCGCTGCACAA GGTCACATGGATGAGGACGTGCAGGCCGCCTTACTACAGATCATCCGCATGAGACAGGAGTTTGTGTGTTAA